The DNA region CGCGCTGACCTCGACATTGCCAGCGGACTCGCCAACGGGCGAGAAGACGCCCTCCAAGACGTTCGCGACGCCGCACGCGGCGTCTACGCAGGCCTGCTGGCAGCCGTTGACGACCTGCCCGCGCTGCTCGCCAAGAGCCCGGCAGCGACCGCGGACAAGGTGACGGCCGCCCTCACAGGCCCGCTCGCGGCAACACGGGACCTCGTCCACCGTGCCGACGGCTACACCGGCCTCAACCAGCGCGACATGGTCTACCCCGACATCACCGCCGAGCTGGACAGCCACCACTGGTCCGAGCAGCCCGGCTCCACCGCTGATGCCAACCCGTCGGTGCGACACGAGCGGGGCTGGCTGCGGACCTTCCACCGCGGCGCCCACGTGCTGAACCTGTGGTTCACCAGCCCCACCTCCCTGGCCGCGGCCGCGCTCAGCGGCCGAGGCCCTCTGCGCGACACCCGCGAGGTCAAAGCCGCCATCACCTCCCGCGACACCCCCGGCCCGCTGCACGTCCCGTTCCAGTGGCCCCGGGGGAAGGACACCGCTACCACCAACGACATGACCTGGGAGGAGGCAACCTCCTACCTGCACACCTACGGCTTCACCCTCACCGCCAGCAGCCTCTGCGACGCCAACGGCGTCCCGGATCCCGACTCCGACGGCGGCAGGCAGGTGCACACCTGGATCAAGCCCGACGCCCGCCGCACCGCGCCGGTATCCGTCCGCCTCTACGAACGCGCCGCTGATCGTCCGGTCGCCTGGTACTGGGCTGGCCGCATCAGCTGCCTTCCGCAGCTCTACCGCATCTGCGTCCGCTGACCCGACTGCAAGCCGTCCACCCACCAACCAGGAGCCAACTGTGTCGGAGAACTGGAACACCCGCCCACGCTGGATCACCCCTCACGATGCCAGCCGCTGCTACGTGCTCTACGACAACGTCGACTGCAACATCCCCCGCTGGGGCACCGAGAGCGAGCACGGCGCCTGGGCGTGGGCTCGCGGACTGCTCGTGGAACTGCACCGCCGCCTCGGCGGCACCCTGGTGTCGCTGCACTACGAAGAACTACTCGCCCGTCACCCGCACGACCCACTCACCGCGCCGCCGCACCTTCCAGTCGGCAACCACGTCACCGCCCGCCTGCGCACCGGCGACGGTCACTCGCTCACCATCGTCTCCCGCGCGGAATGGGCACCCCACGGTCCTCGTGGCGACCACTGGGAACTCACGATCGACGGCGAGACCCCCTCGCACCCCGACGACCCGGCCCTCCACGGCCTTCACCGCTACCCGCCGACGCTGCCCTTCCTGGCACTCCAGGTGTACATGCACCTCCACCGCCGCGATGCCAGGCCAACCACACAAGACCAGGAGCCAACCCCGTCACACCCGTGAACGGAGAACACCCGCACCGTCACCTCAGCCATGAGGGGGCAAGCGCTCCAGCTAATACCACGCCCCGTGGGCTCACCGCTCCGCCGCGCCCGCACAGTGGTCTGCTCTCGCACGCTCGCCCATCGCTCCAGCCCTCCCGAGCAGACCGGACCCGCCCACTCTCACGCCGTCCCACTGTGCCGCGCTGACGGGGAACGCATCCTGCGGATGTTCGCAGCGCATCCTGATAAGACAGTCGTTGTCGTCGCCGCCCGGAGGGCAACGGGCGTGTGTCCTGACGTTCGGCGGCGGGCATTTGCGGCGCGACCTTCACCGCCCCGGCCTGCAGATGGCGGTGCTGGCCCACCCGGCTGGCGCAGTGGGCTTCGCCGGATTGCACTGGTGCGTCGGCTCCGACCGCCGTCGCTCGCCGTGCGACGTTGAGCCCGCACGATGAGCATGTCGATCCGCCGCATCGGCGCTCTCCAGCAAATCGGCCGTCCGCCGACCGGATGCAGGCCTCCCGTCCGCGCATTCGTGGACTCCTCCAGGCCAGCACGCCGGGGTGGGGTTCGCGGCGATGAACACGGCCCGATCAGCGCGGGTGACAGTCCTCGCTGCGCTGCGGGCCACCCGCCCCGACCAGCCGCAACCCCCGCCGCCCCTCCGGGCCCCGCCCCGGCGCGCTGCGCACAGCGCGTCCACACACCGCGACGGGCGGAGGCACAGACCATGATCGACACCTCGCATCGGATGAAACTCACCGCTGCTTCCGGGGCGCTGCTGCACGACGTGCGATTCGCTACGGCCGATGAACTCGACGGCTATGAGGGTCGACGCCTCTTCGGCATCGACCCGCCCGCCAGCGATCTCGCCGCCTGCCATTGTGGCTGGACCCACAACGCAGTCGACCTGATCGCCGCCGCAGGCAGCCACCTCCGGCGTGACCCCAGCTTGCCGGTCCACCACGTCGGGGCGCACACCGCGATCGGTACCCGACACCGCAACGCCGACAGTTTCGGCTCCGCCGTGGACTTCCACCGGAGTTGCCGCGTTCGCCGTGGCCGACGGCATCGGCAGCCTCCCGGACGCAGCGAAAGCCGCCGCGGTCGCGGTGACCACGGCGTTGTCAGCCGCGCTCGCGGCCTGTGAAACCGGGCGGTCACCGGCATGGCGGCCGCGCGGGACGCACTCGAACGCCACGACCTGTCAACGGGGACACCGTCATGGTTCTGGCGGTCAGCCGCCCGCGTACCTCGGGCCTGGGCATCACCTGGGACCTCGTCTGGGTCGGCGACTGCCAGGCATGGTTGGTCGACGACAACCAGTTGACGCCGCTGACAACGCCGCACACCCAAGGACAGTGGATGCGGGACCTTGGGATGCCCGAGAACGTCGCCGCAGGATCGGACAACATCGTGCTCACGACGGTCGGAACCGCCGACCCCTCTGAATTCGGGACCACCACGACCACCACCGCGAGCGGGCGGCTCGCGCTGACCAGCGACGGTGTCGGCATGACGCTGAAGCCCGCTGAACTGCTCGAGACGCTCTCCCAGATCGACAGCCCGCAACGCTGCGCGCAGCGCCTCGTCGAGCTCGGCGCCGCCCACCCGACGGCCGACAACTCCACCGCGCTCGTCATCGACACCCGCGCCTGACCTGGCTGCCCACGCTACGGCGTCCGTCGGACAGCGATCGTCCGGGGCGCATCGCCAGAGTTCCGCAGCGCCTCGGCGGGCGTGCACGCCTGCAGGGCGCTCGCGTTCGAGGTGGCCTGTTGGAAGAACACGCGGTGACCCGGCAACACGCACCACAACCGCCCGCCCCGGCTGCCTAAGTCACGATCGCCGTGGGCCGGCACGCCGCCGATACCGGATAACGACTCCAGGCGTCTCAGTCCTGTTCCGCTGTGGGGGACCGCTCGCCGCGCGTTGGCGGCCGGTCGCAGCCGGGCGCGCTGCCACCAAACCGCTGCTCGGCGTCGGCGATCACCTCGGGGGTGAGCCCTACCAGCGCGAGCGCGTGATCGACATCGGCGCCGAGCGCGGCCACGACCGCCTCGACCCGCGACCTCAACGCGGCAGGTCGGGTCTCCAAACACTCCACGTCGCGGACCCTCAGGCCCGCTGCCCGCGCGGTCTGCTTGATCGACATCCCCGCGCGGAGCCGCGCCTCCCGCAGGTACGCGTTCAACGGCCACGCGGCATCAGCTGGCTCGTGAATTTCGTGATGAGTCGTTGTCGTCATATAGCGAGTATCTCTCCGCCATGTCACCGGCGATGTAAACCACGATTCCGAGGGGCCAAGTGTCGCCGGTCAGGAGGACAGTTCCGAGCCAGCCATCGAGCCACGCGAGCACCAGCGCGACCAGGTCGATCGCTGGCGCGGTCGACTCCCGGGGCTCCGTACTGCGCTCTCGGCCGGGGCGCCGACATGGCAGGTCACCGCGTTGGACGCGGCATGGCGGGGTGTCGAGCCGCGTTGTCTGGCATCACCCGAATGGCCCAAAGTCGGATGCGGGGCGACGGTGTCCTCATGGGACAGTCGCCGCCGTCGGCGCCACCGATGCCGGCCACTCCGGCCCGTGCCGGTTGCGCCGCGGGTGAGGTGTGACGCGGATGGCGGTGCTCGGGCCCCCGGTGGGGTTGGCCCTGGCTCGCTCGCTTGGGCGGCTGCCTGCGCCTGACCCGGCGCGGCTGGCACTCGAACCAAAATTCGATGGCTGGCGCGGGGCTCTATTCGCGATGGCGGGGGTGCTGCAGTCGCGCCGGGACAACGATCTCGCGGCGCGGTTCCCGGAGATCATCCGCGCGGGGGCTGGGCTGGGAGACGTCGTGCTCGACGGGGAGATCGTCGCCCTGCGCGAGGGCCGGTTGGACTTCGGATCGCTCACCGTGGCCCCGGCCCGGCGAGCGGACTTGGGCGTGGTGATCTACTACGTCGCCTTCGACGTGCTCGCCGTCGGCGAGGACGATCTGCGCGTCCTGCCCTACGGCGACCGCCGCGCCCGACTGGAGGAACTGTTCGCCGGGGCCGCTCCGCCGTTGCAGCTGGCCCCGAGCGTGCGCGGCATGGCCGAGGCTCTGGCGTGGATGGAGCCCGAGCAGGCGGTCGTCGGTATCGAGGGCGTGATCATCAAGGATGTGCGCCGCCCGTATCGGCCCGGTCGGACCGGGGACTGGCTGAAGGTGCGGCAGACGAGGCTGGTCGACGCGGTGGTGATCGGTGTGACGGGCTCGCTCGCGCGTCCTCTGGAGTTGGTGCTCGCCCGCCCTGATGAGAGCGGCGAGCGGCGGTGGATCGGACTGTCGCAGCCGTTGCCGCCGAAGCTGCGCGATCAGGCCGGACAGCATGTGAGGTCGACGGGGGAATCGCCGCGGCGGGTGTCCGGCGGCGGATTCGGCCAGCCGAGCACCGAGTACCTGCCGGTCCACGCCGACCCTGGTGGTCGAGGTCCAGGCCGAGGCGAGCGTGCAGAACTTCACCTCCCGGCTCCGCCCGCGCGTGCATCGGCTCCGCCCCGCCCCGACCCGACCGTCGAGGATCTCGGTTGACGCCCTCGCAATGAGTCGTTCCGGCTGGTCGCTTCGGCGAGCCTGTACGCCTTGATCGCGCAGGTGCCAGGACGCGCTTACCCGGCCAGCTCAAGGTAGGTCGCCGTAAGGTACATCGGCTGCGATACCCGCCAGCGGCCAGGGCCGGCAGTGTGCGCTCGTGCTCTCGAACTGCGAGTCCGTGCCGCGACTGATGGTCCACATTGGACTCTTAAGCGCCGCCATCGAGACGCACAGTCGGTTCGAGCTGATTGCAAATACAAGTCGGACAGCAAGTCGTCAAGAACGTACCCGGTGAGTAACGGTTCAGTCCATCGCCCGCTCAGGCGCCACGGCCAGGACGGGCCACACGCAGAATTGTCGATGCACAACGCGGCAGATGAGGCCACGCCTGCCCCGCTCCGATCGCTAGGGCGCTGGCGACCGTGAACATGCCCACGTCCCAGGCCACGCCGGCGAGGCCGACAACATCGACGAGCAGGATCGCAGCGGCGACCGACACGAATCCAACCGCGACGCAAAAGGCAACCAGCGCAGCCAACTTGGTCAAGCGGGAAGCTTGCATTCAGCTCATTCCTTGGACTGGACGGTGGTCGCGTAGCAACCAACAGTATCCCCGTGGTGCTCGGGCATCTCGACCGACCTGCCTCGCTGCCGCGACGTTCACCAGCCATGCCGATGTAGACAATCAAACCGCTTCGGGTGTGCTCGCGGGCGCGGGGCTCTTGGCCTTCCGGCAGGCCGAGCTCGACCACGGTCCCGTTCTTGGGACTGCGCTCGCGCATCGTGGGGTTAGACCGTGTGCCACCTTGCCGGTGTGTTCCCGCGCAGAGTTCGGATGCGGTGGTGCAGTTCGGTGTGCGCGGCGTTGTCGCCGGTGGCGGCGCGGCGTAGGTAGCTGCCGAGGGTGTGCAGGTCGCGGATGGCGACGAGGGTGGTCAGCCCTGGCCACGTGCGAGGGTCGTGGCCGTATGCGTGGGTGAACGCGTCGAGGTGCTGCGCGGGGCGGCCGAAGCGGAGGTTGCCCTGGATCGTGTTGGCGAGGTCGAGTTCGCGGGGTCCGGTGGAGGTTTCATCCCAGTCGCCCAGGAGTGTGCCGTTGGGGGTGCGGATGAGGTTGCCGGGGTAGGCATCGGCATGGATGAGGCCGGATCCGAGTGCGCTCTGCAGGTGCTGGTAGTCGTCGAGGAGTGTGTGGGCGCGGTCGGTGAGCCAGTCTCGGCCGTCGGAGTCGAGGACGGCGTCCGCGGTGGTGGCGAGCGTGGCGAGCAGGTCATTGAGCGGCCGGTACTCGTGCAGCGTCACGGGCGGGTGGGGGAGTTGGTGCAGGACCCGAAGGAGGTGCCCGAGGACGGCCGGTTCCGTGGGCTGGTCGACGGTGGGGTAGTAGCTCCAGAAGGTGATCAGCGCCGACCCGGTCACGTGTGGCGCGTTGAGAGGCTCGGGGGCGGGGAAGTCGTGGCCGCGCAACCAGCGGGTGATGGCAACCGCGGTGTGGGCGCGCTCGGCGGCCGTCGCGGGGGAGAGCCGGGCGACTGCGTCGGCGTGGGGCAGCAGGTACACGCTGGTCGCGTGGTGGTGCAGGAGACGGGCGTCGCGGTGGTCGAGTCCGGCGGCGGTCGCGGCGTCGATGAGGGCGGGCGGGAGAGGGATGGGGATGCTGCTCACCGCGTCGAGGCTAGCGCCGTGGTGAGCGGGTCGACGAACGTGGTGATCCGCTTCCGCAGCGCAGTCTCGGTCGGTGCGGTGGCCGCGGCGAGCATCCGGCGAGTGCGGCCCAGGGCGATCCCGAACTGGCGGATGCGTAGCCCGGGCGGCAGGGCCAGGACGGGGCCGAGCGCGTCGGCAGCGGCGCGGTGATCGTGGTCGGCGAGGTGCGCGTTGGCGAGGTCGACCCGGGCGAGGGCCTCGTCGCCGTAGGAGCGCGCGGCCGGGTCACCGGTCTCGTAGGCGGTGATGGCGGCCTCGGCGTGCACCCGGGCCCGGGTGTGGTCGCCGAGCAGGCCGTGCACCGAGCCCAGGTAGTAGTCGACCTTGGCCGCGGGGAAGTCGAACAGACCGCCCAAGTCAGTGATGTCGTCGCGGTCGTCGGCGCCGTCGCGAATCGTCTCGATCGCGCGGAGCGCTTGCGCGGCGGCCCCGGTGTCACCGGTGCGGGCGGCGGCGCGGGCGGTGATGGCCGCCAGGCGGATCCGCGAGCGCGCCGAGGCGGCGTGCTGCGCGCCTCGCGCGGCGATGTCCACGGCCATGCGCGGGTTCAGTGACCACTCGTGGATGAGCGCGACCGATCCACGGGTCCAGGCGTGCAGGGCGTCGTGGTCGGCGGCGGTGGCGCAGTCGGCGGCGGTGGCCAGCCTGGTGAGCGCCGCGCGGTGGTCGCCTTGGTTCTGAGCGGCATGGGCCAGCAGCAGGCACGTCGTGCCCGCGAGCACGTACAGGTCGCGGGTGTGGTGTGGGGCTTGGCGGCCGGCGAGTAGGTCGGTGATGGTGTCACGGGCGGCCAGCAGGTCCGGCAGCACTCGATCGACGGGTTCGTGCACGTAGTCCACTGCCAGGGCGCTGATCCGCCAGTACAACTGCTCGACCTGGCCGCTGTGAAGGTTGCTGGCCCGCGCGAGCATGGCCAACCGGTCATCGCCGTCGCCATACGAGGCGAACCGCGAGTCGAGGCGCCCGATGTCACCCTGGTCGCCGAGAACCTCGCGCAGGTCCGCCACCGTGACCTCGAGGGTCTTGGCCAACTCCGACATCGTCTTCGGCCGCGGCGTGCTGTTCCCAGCCTCCCACCTCTGCACCGTGGTTCGTTCGACGCCCAGTTCGGCGGCCAACTTCTCCTGGCTCAGGCCGCGGCGCAGACGCAGATCGGCGAGCGTGATCCCCATAGCCGACATTGTGGCGGGCCGCCGCCGCGAAATGCGGCGTATGCGCGGCCGAAACGCGTCAGGAACGCCGTGGTCACCCATTCGCGGTAACGACAGACTGTTGTCCGTCACATCGGCGCTGGCAGTGCCCCGTCTGGACCCCATCGTCCGGGCGAACCGACAACACATGTCGGCGCCGACGTGTGCATCCGGGTCGAACTCGAACGGATGCACCCGATGGGCCGCGAGACCTGCCGATTAGACGCGTCGGTTGTCGCATGCGAAGTGGCCCATCGCCGCCTCGGGACGCGCCTCCCCCAGGGGCGTCCCGAGGCGGACCCACATTCCCAACGCGCGATTGGTGGTGGATTTGTCGTGCCCGTGAATCGAATCGCGACAGCACGGGGCCGCCGCTGGCGTCTCGCTGGGTCGGCGCTGTGACGCGCCGGATGACGCCGATGACGGCAACAGCGGTGCCGCCACGACCGCGCGAGCACCCGTACGCGGTGACCGGCGCTGCACCCACCCCGACCACCCCTGCCCGTCGCGTTCTCGACTTGTCGGAGTCCCGCATGCCTTTGCATTCCCGGCTCGGCCCCCTCCCGCCGTCCACTCCCGAGTCCGCCGATCCCCGGGACGCGGTGCTGGCGGAGCTGCTTGCCCGTGCCCATGTCCAGCTGCAGCCCGCAGTATGGGTCGACGGCGACGTCGAGCAGCGGGAGGCGGCGTTGACCGCGTGGTTCGCCGCGCGCCTGGCACAGGCCCGCGCCAACGGCCAGGTCCTGGTCGCCACCGATCCAAACGACGAGCGGGTACTCGGAGTCGCGGTTCTTCTGGAGCGCCAAGGCACCGACTTCCTCGCCCTCCCAGACATGGACACCTCGCTGCTGAAGTCGGCGACCGTGACCAGGCTCGCCGCGCTCGACGAGCAAATCGAACGCACGGTGCCCTGCGATCCGCACCTGCACCTGCACCTGCACCTGCTCGCGGTCGCCGTGCGCCCGACCCACGACGACGTCGGGCTGTCGCTGCTCGACCAGGTGCACCGCTACGCCGACCAGTGGCAACTGCCCGTGCACACGGTGGCCTGGGACTCGCGGACCGTGGCGACCCACACCCGGCACGGCTGGTGCTCGCGCGACGACGTCGCGCTTCCGGCGCCTGGCGGGCCGCCGGTAGTCCCGATGTTGCGCCAGCCGGCCAGGACCTCGCTCCTTTCGGATATCGCGGCGCGGGCCACTCGGGGAGCGGGCACGGCATGAGGGGGCGGTGGATGCGAGCGGTCGTGGCGGCGGTCCTGGCCGTGCTGGCGGCCAGTGCGGGAGGCGCCGTGATGCGGCCCTCGGCAGTTGTGCCCGGCGACCAGCCGGGCACGTGGTTGGGGTCGTGGCCGGCGTCGTGGTCGTCGCGCGGCGTGTTGGCCTCGTCGACCGGGTTGATCGAACGCGCGGTCGCGGCGTGGCGGCAGGCGCCGGATCCGACATCGCGTCCTGTAGGGGATCCCCGGGTCCTTTACGCCGACCGCTCCACCCCGGGCACGGTCAACCTTGTCTCGGTGGTGCTGGCGGCGGGACGACAGGTGGCGTGGGTGAGCACACCCACCACCACCGGCGCCCCCGCAGTGCAAGACCCGCTGCTGCTTCGCGCGGTCACGACGGTGACGGACGACGCCTGGGGGATCGGGTTCGTCGCGACCGCCCCACTTCCTGGCGACGCGGCGATCCGCGGCGGAGGAGCGGTGAGCATCGTGCTCGCCGCGCCGGATACCCGATCCTGGCTGGTGTCCTCGGCCCTGGACATGGGCCTGGTCGACACCGACGCGGGAGAAGAGGTCGCGACGCGTGTCGTCCAGTCGGGGGTCGCGGCGTGGAATTCCACTGTGCACAGTCGACGCGGCGAGGCCACCCACGTCGATCCGGTCGCCGCCGGTACTCGCGATCCGGCGACACTGACGGTGACGGTGACCGCGACCGGAACGGGCCCGCAGGTCAGCGACGGCAGCCCGGGGGATTGGGTGATCACCGGGACCGGCTGGCTCGGCGTTGTCGGCGAAGGCCACCAGGTGGACACCGCCATGTCCACCCTGCCCGCAACCCTGCGCGCGCAGCTGGCGATCACCGGCGAGCCCCTGACCATCGACGGAAACGGTCGCCTCAGCGGCGTCCCGGCCACCGCGAACCCGGGCAACCGGGTCGTGCTGGCGGGCCCGGACGGCGTACGGATCAACCTCGGACACCTCGCCGGTGACCCGGCCATGGGTTGGGTGCTGGCCCGCGCGGTCCCGGCCGCGACCACCGGCCCGGCACTGCTGTGGACCGGCCACCGGTGACCTCCACCCTCATGCCCACCCGCCCCGCACTCAGACACCCCCGGCTCGCCGTCCGGCGCGGCGGCGCCCGTGACGAACGGGTGGGCACCGAGCGGCGGGGTGCGGTCACCGGCGGATCCGCTGCAGGACACCAAGATCATTCAGGCCCTGACCCCGCCCGCACCGCGCCGCGCACCGGCGACGCTGGTCGACGACGCGTGGTACCGCGCCGTCGACGACTTCACCGGCCGCCCGCGCCTCACCGGGGACCGCTTCGACCTGCTGATGGCTTCGGCCTGGATGGGTGTGCTGCTGTCCACCGGCCGTGTCGACATCGCCGCCGACCCCGCCCGCCACAAGCCGGTCCTGGACCTGCACGACCGGATCCACGCCGACACCTCGATGCGGTCGGTGCGCGGCTGGCTGCTGGCTGCTGGCGCTGGCACCCGGCAGCAGTGCGGAGGTGACCCGACGGCTCGTCGAAATCGGCGCCGCGAGGCGTCGGCGGCGCATCCCTGGTCTCGGGTCAGGCTGTGCCGTGCCGGTCGATCCCAACCGGGCAGCCGCCCGCAGCCAGGCTTTCCGGCGCACTGGACCGCGGTGCCCCACTGCACGGCGAGGACCTGTTGCTGTGGGGGCTGATCCACGGCGTGGACCTGGCCCGCGCGGTTCTACCCGATCACCACCACCTCGCTGTGGCGCTGCCGGCCCGCAGCGCCGCCCGGGTCGCCGCACCCCGCCCGTTCTGACCCCTACACCCCGTCGTATGAGGGAGAACCACGCTGATGTCAACCCTGCACGCTCGGCCCGACACGGCCACGGCCGTGGCCGCCACCCGCTTGGGCGCGCCGATGATCGCGTTCGCGGTCGCCAGCTCGGCGACACCGCTGACGGTGGCGGTCGCGCTGGTGCCCACCGCCGTGGCGACCACGAGGCAGACCGCGATGGCCGCGGCGTTTCTCGTCGTAGGCGCCATGTTGGTGCTGTTCGCGCCAGGGTTCGTCGCGATGGCCGCCATCGACGGCGACCTCGCCGGTGTCGCAGTGTGGCTGGACATGACCGGCCCCGCACCCGCCGAACCGGCCCTCGACGCCCGCAACCACACCGTGTACCTGTACGCGGGCAGCTCGGCCGCCGTCGCCTTTTGCACGACCGCCGGATGGCGCACCAGCGCACCACTCCAACTGCCCCCGAGTGGGCCATCAATGTGGTCCATGATCAGGCCGCTGGCCCGCGCCACCCAGCCCACCGAAAGCCAGATCGCGTGAACCACCACCACGTCTTCCCCAAAGGTCACCGCTGCCGCATCTACACCCACGACGCGGGCCGCATCAACTGCGCACACGGTTTCACCGAGCGACTCGCCCGCCTGCACGCTGCACCGAACCCAGCACGCGAGCCCTACGACGCCAGCGCGCACCGTGTGCTGCGCATGGCCGCGGACAAGGACATCGTCCACAAGCACTTCGTTCTGCAGCACCGGCTTCGTCGCCTCGGTCCCCGCGAAATTGACGCCGCGCGCCGACTGCACAACTGCGGCTACCTCGACCGCGTTCACCCGGTCGCGGCGGGCGACGACCACACCCAACACCTGATCACCCTCACCGAACGCGGGCTGGCTCTGCTCGCCTGGTTCGCCCAACAGCACGCCATCATCCCGGTCGTCGACACTGATAAAGCCGCCGCCTGCGAGTTCGAGAGTCGATCAGCGTGATCTCGGAGTCAGCACTGAGATGTCGGTAGAACAATTACGCGCCGAGGTGGCGCGCTTGCGTGATTTGGTTCCACTCGAACTGGCAAAGCAGATTCACACCGAACTGGAAACCGCGGTGGTACCGGCGCTGGCTCCGCTGGCGTATGAGACGCAGAGCAACATCCTACTTCAGGCCGCGGGAATACTAGCCGAGCAGCGAACGCTGCTGTTCCATCTCATTCAGAATCTCAAAAATGCCCGCGAAGCGTTGGAGCTGTATCAGCACGAGATCTAGCCACGATCCCACGATGAGAAAGGTACTCGATAGTGTTATTGACCGTGTTCGCGCAGAACCTCAAGCGCGGTGGCCTGGACGAGACGGCCACCGGGTATGGGGACCGGTGGCCGAAACTGCTGGACCGATTCGACCGCGCCAGCCGACCGATAGACCTGTTGCTGTTGTCGGAAGCGTGGAGGTGGGATGAGCACAACCACAAACGCGTCGCCCGCGCTATGCACGACCTGGGGTTGACTGCGATGCCCTTGACACCCGGCCGATCCGGTAACGGCACGCTGATCCTCTACCGGGTGGAGACAATGGGACGGTGGGTCGGATGGGACACCGGCCACGTTAACGAGAACCTGCACGGCTTGGGCGTGGCGTTCTTCGACCTGGGGATGCCAGGCGGACCGCTGGCGGTGGCCTCGGCGCACTTTGATCCGTACCGGTATTACGGCCCTGCGGACGAGGCCAACATCATGGCCACCCGAGCAACCATGCGGACCAGCAACGCGTTGATCGTGGGTGACATCAACTTCCCGCCCGCCGATGGAGTGGAGCCGGACTACAGGGCGATGCGCCCGTACAACGCGGCATCGCGCACCGAACTGGTCGACCCCGGCGCCGGGATCGAGCCGACTCCGTACCGCGGCGTGGCATGGACGTTGATGCGGAACGGGTTCACGGATGTCGCTGCGGAGATGGCTAAGCGCACCGGGGACAAGTCCTACTTGGCGCACACCGCGCGCATGGACCGGGTCGATCAGGCGTGGGCGACCAAGCCGGTGACTTCGGCCGTCCGGGACTGCACTCGCCATCCCGACCCGGACGACGCCAGCGACCATGACGGGATCGAGGTCACGATCGACACGGATTTGATCGACACGAGCAATGTGCGGGAATTCGTATAGGTTGGAAACACGGCGAGCCCTCCCGGAATTTCCGGGCCTAACGCATATCGTTAGTAGATGAACCTGCTCTAACGAGACGGCTATTAGCACTCACGGACTCCGGGGCGGCCTCGTCGTCAACCAC from Alloactinosynnema sp. L-07 includes:
- a CDS encoding PP2C family serine/threonine-protein phosphatase, with the translated sequence MVLAVSRPRTSGLGITWDLVWVGDCQAWLVDDNQLTPLTTPHTQGQWMRDLGMPENVAAGSDNIVLTTVGTADPSEFGTTTTTTASGRLALTSDGVGMTLKPAELLETLSQIDSPQRCAQRLVELGAAHPTADNSTALVIDTRA
- a CDS encoding helix-turn-helix transcriptional regulator, with amino-acid sequence MTTTTHHEIHEPADAAWPLNAYLREARLRAGMSIKQTARAAGLRVRDVECLETRPAALRSRVEAVVAALGADVDHALALVGLTPEVIADAEQRFGGSAPGCDRPPTRGERSPTAEQD
- a CDS encoding aminoglycoside phosphotransferase family protein; the encoded protein is MSSIPIPLPPALIDAATAAGLDHRDARLLHHHATSVYLLPHADAVARLSPATAAERAHTAVAITRWLRGHDFPAPEPLNAPHVTGSALITFWSYYPTVDQPTEPAVLGHLLRVLHQLPHPPVTLHEYRPLNDLLATLATTADAVLDSDGRDWLTDRAHTLLDDYQHLQSALGSGLIHADAYPGNLIRTPNGTLLGDWDETSTGPRELDLANTIQGNLRFGRPAQHLDAFTHAYGHDPRTWPGLTTLVAIRDLHTLGSYLRRAATGDNAAHTELHHRIRTLRGNTPARWHTV
- a CDS encoding helix-turn-helix transcriptional regulator encodes the protein MGITLADLRLRRGLSQEKLAAELGVERTTVQRWEAGNSTPRPKTMSELAKTLEVTVADLREVLGDQGDIGRLDSRFASYGDGDDRLAMLARASNLHSGQVEQLYWRISALAVDYVHEPVDRVLPDLLAARDTITDLLAGRQAPHHTRDLYVLAGTTCLLLAHAAQNQGDHRAALTRLATAADCATAADHDALHAWTRGSVALIHEWSLNPRMAVDIAARGAQHAASARSRIRLAAITARAAARTGDTGAAAQALRAIETIRDGADDRDDITDLGGLFDFPAAKVDYYLGSVHGLLGDHTRARVHAEAAITAYETGDPAARSYGDEALARVDLANAHLADHDHRAAADALGPVLALPPGLRIRQFGIALGRTRRMLAAATAPTETALRKRITTFVDPLTTALASTR
- a CDS encoding endonuclease/exonuclease/phosphatase family protein, which translates into the protein MLLTVFAQNLKRGGLDETATGYGDRWPKLLDRFDRASRPIDLLLLSEAWRWDEHNHKRVARAMHDLGLTAMPLTPGRSGNGTLILYRVETMGRWVGWDTGHVNENLHGLGVAFFDLGMPGGPLAVASAHFDPYRYYGPADEANIMATRATMRTSNALIVGDINFPPADGVEPDYRAMRPYNAASRTELVDPGAGIEPTPYRGVAWTLMRNGFTDVAAEMAKRTGDKSYLAHTARMDRVDQAWATKPVTSAVRDCTRHPDPDDASDHDGIEVTIDTDLIDTSNVREFV